From Rhodamnia argentea isolate NSW1041297 chromosome 10, ASM2092103v1, whole genome shotgun sequence, a single genomic window includes:
- the LOC115735071 gene encoding protein APEM9 yields MEAVARMGASSEPSIWGDIDLCESYLVCSMYEEAASSASSVLERLCRNKSDLIGEAGDGLSQLHDMMESAGMVLVQSLKEMGRTAEILHKLTELCGPVAAIPIEVLQIGACLQLSEGLPGVRELLEEFLSNWSYADGKYYSPVNAEANANCTEICDGHFVLAVDKYLEVVDIYALTLLARNLGELELAISWVEKAALPKDKKQDLLRRLHSLYAIKATSLSQGPSSHRLNEHKAPLIGQANVSEESIRSVEQKSMPNGEDDQKLAMLKLYGQGKPCFWLFRSINMRFGNYRLVLPNGKILLGCLMLLAFFIVQRKRSALNRYIKRRAVALKDALVDFWHLAFSYQVNPLAAVRPPASMPARP; encoded by the exons ATGGAGGCAGTGGCGAGGATGGGGGCTTCGTCGGAACCTTCTATTTGGGGAGACATCGACCTCTGCGAGAG TTACCTGGTGTGCTCTATGTACGAGGAGGCGGCTTCATCGGCCTCCTCTGTTCTGGAGCGTCTGTGTCGGAACAAGAGTGATCTCATTGGAGAAGCAGGAGACGGTCTTTCGCAGCTGCATGACATGATGGAATCAGCTGGGATGGTGTTAGTGCAGTCTTTGAAAGAAATGGGGAG GACTGCAGAAATTCTGCATAAGCTAACGGAATTGTGCGGTCCTGTTGCTGCCATCCCCATTGAAGTTCTCCAAATTGG GGCCTGTTTGCAGCTTTCAGAAGGTCTACCAGGGGTTAGAGAACTTCTAGAGGAGTTCCTTAGCAACTGGAGCTATGCGGATGGGAAATATTACAGTCCTGTCAATGCAGAGGCAAATGctaattgcacagaaatttgtGATGGACATTTTGTTTTGGCAGTTGATAAATATTTGGAGGTTGTTGACATTTATGCACTGACTTTACTGGCTAGAAACTTGGGTGAACTTGAACTGGCCATAAGTTGGGTTGAGAAAGCTGCATTGCCCAAGGATAAAAAGCAG GACTTGCTCAGAAGGTTGCATTCGTTATATGCTATCAAGGCCACTAGCTTATCACAAGGTCCCTCGTCACATAGGCTAAATGAGCATAAAGCTCCTTTAATAGGACAAGCGAATGTATCAGAAGAATCTATTAGATCCGTAGAACAGAAAAGCATGCCAAATGGAGAAGATGATCAGAAACTAGCAATGCTGAAGTTGTATGGACAAGGCAAGCCTTGTTTCTGGTTGTTTCGTTCAATCAATATGAGATTTGGCAATTATCGGTTAGTCCTACCTAACGGGAAGATCTTGCTGGGATGCTTGATGCTGCTCGCATTTTTCATTGTGCAAAGAAAGCGATCTGCCTTGAATAG GTACATCAAGAGACGGGCAGTGGCACTGAAGGATGCTTTGGTAGATTTTTGGCATCTCGCATTTTCTTACCAAGTGAACCCCTTAGCAGCCGTTCGACCCCCTGCTTCCATGCCCGCCCGGCCATAA
- the LOC115735070 gene encoding uncharacterized protein LOC115735070, with product MMDYKALKYQILHGYIARRVLLRTLMVASAISLFPLLHVLSGGNPAFFAPASSDNCAADSGNFGQFMLSGAYLIPEWMLVPIRGSFESVECKEDVNLTVNVVGELMSKHLLDYSAKALCAGEGSSACVFALHELGFSNACGVYGHPFFSLKQKHLVYELSYGDNSFDFVFSRDLDKVSVPALLVLEIERVLKPGGIGAMLVGVSGSNPNSLIRSATPVSSLLKASSVVHVGFMNDFSLGVMNDFTLVVFKKTIENVGFFGQYRLPDNCPSIIKSKPFIDLMEPLVEEKSMESKPKNSYLPKFVDVSLAKQMTYIVIGAGEHLNYAHVNWFLPSYPVDIRTFNIYFVDHNTSVLSSYVKKPGINFVYHPGLVGNKGKSNLGDDPEFDPYLGSEGFDILVWFKETVKHADFVVVKMNTGELELKFLVELFETGAICSVNELFLHCSDPLQGIGEMKGGCMDLFKGLRSTGVFVHQWWGN from the coding sequence ATGATGGATTACAAGGCGTTGAAATACCAGATTCTTCATGGGTACATCGCGAGGCGCGTGCTCCTTCGCACGCTCATGGTAGCCTCTGCTATTTCTCTATTCCCTTTGCTGCATGTGTTGTCCGGTGGGAATCCAGCATTTTTCGCTCCGGCAAGTTCCGATAATTGCGCCGCCGACTCGGGTAACTTTGGTCAATTTATGCTGTCTGGCGCGTATTTGATTCCCGAATGGATGTTGGTACCAATACGGGGTTCGTTCGAATCCGTCGAGTGCAAAGAGGATGTGAATTTGACTGTTAATGTGGTTGGAGAGCTGATGAGCAAGCACTTGTTGGATTATAGCGCAAAGGCTCTCTGTGCCGGGGAAGGATCGTCTGCCTGCGTTTTTGCATTGCACGAATTGGGATTCTCCAATGCTTGCGGGGTGTACGGACACCCCTTCTTTTCTCTGAAACAAAAGCATTTGGTTTACGAGCTGAGCTACGGTGATAATTCCTTCGACTTCGTATTCTCCAGGGACCTTGATAAGGTGTCGGTCCCTGCATTGCTTGTGCTCGAGATTGAGCGCGTGCTTAAGCCTGGTGGAATTGGGGCTATGCTTGTCGGTGTTAGTGGTTCCAATCCGAACAGCCTCATTAGGTCGGCAACGCCGGTTTCTTCGCTGCTGAAAGCTTCCAGTGTCGTTCACGTAGGTTTCATGAATGATTTCAGTCTTGGTGTGATGAATGACTTCACTCTGGTGGTTTTTAAGAAGACAATTGAAAATGTGGGTTTCTTTGGGCAGTATAGACTTCCAGACAACTGCCCATCAATTATTAAGAGCAAACCCTTTATTGATCTGATGGAGCCTCTCGTAGAGGAAAAGTCAATGGAATCTAAGCCAAAGAATTCCTATTTACCAAAATTCGTAGATGTCTCTTTAGCAAAGCAAATGACCTATATTGTTATTGGAGCAGGGGAGCATCTGAATTATGCGCATGTGAATTGGTTCCTGCCGTCTTATCCAGTGGACATCCGCACGTTTAACATTTATTTCGTCGACCACAACACTTCTGTGCTTTCATCTTATGTCAAGAAGCCTGGTATTAACTTTGTTTATCACCCGGGGCTGGTGGGAAACAAGGGCAAAAGTAATCTTGGAGATGATCCTGAGTTTGATCCTTATCTGGGAAGTGAAGGTTTTGACATTCTTGTTTGGTTCAAGGAAACAGTGAAGCACGCAGACTTTGTGGTCGTGAAGATGAACACGGGGGAGTTAGAACTGAAATTCCTGGTGGAGTTATTCGAGACCGGAGCCATATGCTCGGTGAACGAGCTCTTCCTCCATTGCTCGGACCCTTTGCAAGGCATCGGAGAAATGAAGGGGGGATGCATGGATCTGTTCAAGGGCCTTAGAAGCACTGGTGTGTTTGTGCATCAGTGGTGGGGAAATTAG
- the LOC115735196 gene encoding putative serine/threonine-protein kinase: MKFQVLFPSCFSASNAVVDGSMDGIDGLTPQGFRVFSYKEMKAATKEFHPSNKIGEGGFGSVFKGWLQDGTPVAIKVLSVELESMRGEREFISEITALSHIKHENLVSLRGCCIEGAYRFLVYDHMEKNSVAHTILGEDQKRMRFNWEARRKIMLGIARGLMYLHEEVEPHIVHRDVKASNILLDRYFTPKVSDFGLSKILRGNITHISTRVAGTLGYLAPEYAISGRLTRKSDVYSFGVLLLEIISGRPVLAFDMELGEQHLVQKAWEAHTEDELQKIVDPVLGVNGYPGQEPVRFIKVGLLCVQEAAKSRPRMSTAVKMLTGEVDIDHVKITEPGHITDFTDIRIGSNKSSKRSLFSKDSDSSGTPTGPPQNRWRFE; encoded by the exons ATGAAGTTCCAGGTTTTGTTTCCGAGCTGCTTTTCAGCGTCCAATGCCGTCGTCGATGGAAGCATGGATG GAATAGATGGATTAACACCCCAGGGTTTCCGAGTGTTCTCTTACAAGGAAATGAAGGCCGCCACTAAGGAGTTTCACCCTTCGAACAAGATCGGAGAAGGCGGCTTTGGATCTGTGTTCAAG GGCTGGCTTCAAGACGGCACCCCTGTGGCAATAAAAGTGCTCTCTGTCGAGCTCGAGTCGATGCGAGGCGAGCGGGAGTTCATCTCGGAGATCACGGCTCTCTCTCACATCAAACATGAAAATCTGGTCAGCCTTCGAGGGTGTTGCATCGAAGGAGCCTATCGGTTCTTGGTCTATGATCACATGGAAAAAAACAGCGTTGCACACACCATACTAG GTGAAGATCAGAAGAGGATGAGATTCAATTGGGAGGCGAGGCGGAAAATCATGCTTGGGATAGCACGTGGGCTCATGTATCTGCACGAAGAGGTGGAACCTCACATTGTGCACAGAGATGTCAAGGCGAGCAACATACTTCTGGATCGATATTTCACTCCAAAAGTTTCTGACTTTGGTCTGTCTAAGATTCTCAGAGGAAATATTACTCACATTAGCACTCGTGTCGCCGGGACATT AGGTTATCTTGCTCCTGAATATGCCATCAGTGGCCGCTTGACAAGGAAATCGGATGTCTATAGCTTTGGGGTGTTGCTGCTGGAAATAATCAGCGGCCGACCGGTCTTGGCCTTCGACATGGAGCTCGGAGAACAGCACCTTGTTCAAAAG GCATGGGAGGCGCACACGGAAGACGAGCTGCAGAAAATAGTGGACCCGGTTTTAGGTGTGAACGGCTACCCGGGACAGGAGCCCGTCAGATTCATCAAGGTGGGCCTACTCTGCGTCCAGGAAGCAGCCAAGTCCCGGCCCAGGATGTCGACGGCGGTTAAGATGCTGACCGGCGAGGTCGACATCGACCACGTCAAGATCACAGAGCCGGGGCACATCACGGACTTCACGGACATTCGCATCGGTTCTAACAAGTCCTCGAAGCGGAGCCTTTTCTCCAAGGATTCGGATTCCTCCGGGACCCCGACAGGACCCCCCCAAAATCGGTGGCGTTTTGAGTAG